A section of the Sedimentisphaera cyanobacteriorum genome encodes:
- a CDS encoding sulfatase family protein produces MNRRTFLKTSCYGTAGLALGSLSSVSPADNIDRPNLIYVFADQLGVNHCGYAKYWNGTNYHNAQLARTPNIDGFASQGINFKNCVSNMPVCSAYRASLFTGKYTTTNGMVINELRMNPYHECLGHVLTRGGYNTAYIGKWHLYANQLGNHYDPNNSFVPRGKHRLGFNGFWAAYNFHHDYYGDHAYYHTESKDKIRFGEGVYEPDGQTDLAIDWLKCRAQKSSLPFSMVLSYGTPHAPWNTGNVPPEYMDMFADKSMPNPPNYEPENDEPYSDSWADLSPNARDHLEQRRRIYYAMTTNLDWNFGRLLDYLDESGLADNTIVVFTSDHGEMFGSHGREAKNTFYEEAARIPFLVRWPGKIPAGQVSDTCISTVDFMPTLLDLMKLPIPSRVEGQNLSHIAKGESGPEPEVAFLQNTGACAAWQNGYEWRAVRDKQYTYARYRVDGLELLFDNVNDPYQMNNLASNPEYSSKLSELRTKMDNKMASISDENHTCLWYRDHFTDGNRNILRGARG; encoded by the coding sequence ATGAATCGAAGAACATTTCTAAAAACAAGCTGTTACGGAACTGCCGGCTTAGCCCTTGGCAGTTTGTCCTCTGTAAGCCCGGCTGATAACATAGACCGTCCTAATCTTATATACGTATTTGCAGACCAGCTCGGTGTTAATCACTGCGGCTACGCAAAATACTGGAACGGGACGAATTACCATAACGCTCAGCTCGCTCGTACGCCTAATATCGACGGCTTCGCATCTCAGGGCATAAATTTCAAGAATTGCGTTTCGAATATGCCGGTATGCTCGGCTTACAGAGCAAGCCTTTTCACAGGCAAGTACACTACAACCAACGGAATGGTAATCAATGAGCTTAGGATGAATCCATACCATGAATGTTTGGGGCATGTGCTAACAAGAGGCGGGTACAACACAGCGTATATCGGGAAGTGGCATCTTTATGCCAACCAGCTCGGAAATCATTACGACCCGAACAATTCTTTCGTTCCTCGCGGCAAACATCGGCTTGGATTCAACGGCTTCTGGGCGGCCTACAATTTCCATCACGATTATTACGGCGACCACGCATACTACCATACTGAATCGAAAGACAAGATTCGCTTCGGCGAAGGAGTTTACGAGCCGGACGGCCAGACTGATCTTGCTATTGACTGGCTCAAATGCAGGGCGCAGAAATCTTCGCTGCCGTTTTCGATGGTGCTTTCTTATGGCACGCCCCACGCCCCGTGGAACACGGGGAACGTGCCGCCGGAGTATATGGATATGTTTGCAGATAAGAGTATGCCGAACCCGCCGAACTATGAACCGGAAAATGATGAGCCGTATTCGGACAGTTGGGCAGATTTGAGTCCAAATGCACGAGACCATCTCGAACAGCGACGAAGGATATACTACGCAATGACAACGAATTTGGACTGGAATTTTGGCCGTCTGCTGGATTATCTAGATGAAAGCGGGCTTGCTGATAACACGATCGTTGTTTTCACCTCCGACCACGGAGAGATGTTCGGCTCGCACGGAAGAGAAGCGAAAAACACGTTTTACGAAGAGGCTGCAAGAATACCGTTTCTCGTGAGGTGGCCGGGCAAGATTCCCGCAGGGCAGGTTTCAGATACCTGCATTTCAACGGTTGATTTTATGCCTACTCTGCTGGATCTGATGAAGCTGCCTATTCCTTCAAGAGTGGAGGGGCAGAATCTCAGTCATATTGCCAAGGGCGAATCCGGGCCGGAGCCAGAAGTTGCTTTTCTCCAGAACACCGGCGCCTGCGCCGCTTGGCAGAACGGCTACGAATGGAGAGCTGTGCGCGATAAACAATACACATACGCACGCTACCGCGTGGACGGACTGGAGCTTCTCTTTGATAACGTGAATGACCCGTACCAGATGAATAACTTGGCTTCCAATCCCGAATACAGCAGCAAGCTCTCTGAGCTAAGAACCAAGATGGACAATAAGATGGCCAGTATCAGCGATGAAAACCATACCTGCCTCTGGTACAGGGATCATTTTACAGACGGAAACAGAAATATACTCCGCGGAGCCAGGGGCTGA
- a CDS encoding sialidase family protein, which produces MIKKTVILLLAVHALTASAVYSQPPEKGLLIHIKASNVKNTNDAFLSNLRNEQKTSIVAQQTKVNRRPLFIKDFAQSQAAISISSSRSIRFKPVEKPADYHIIIGYYIKNYEKDYPDFKVLDFNSETRENRKDGFSYVFENRTLVLRGEPGYDCAITQLLFYNRKLSSDEHSKIFADMKSKYYIRTDDRYANNGTKIDNESLYGSSNMIKLSDDTLMTFATKIASKAGINYYRMETVRSYDGGENWSVTAATMSQEKFYAKPYVSLFQLDVSNTFAMVLARDTKDDLPPLEQAKDNPEFYRGLYVYRSPDEGFDWNAPTKINCDIEIETVNSISRGAVAGEYVYVLLDREDNVPLLAITESYTSSVTGQNAWTAQPIDQLMDIPSAVTPKSESFNIASNGDKLIVSFASEKGHLLYAEITEKPTLENKADAEVCRYPDNNYALMRGSVKTYYENTENLGEMLLSQVEKEGKGAYVYLLTKAREEEGWNQPELILYSPNSEKDTFSFGGILEQDDDPMMYYRSGDTMRVQFAKEGVVSFIPRTMSLRTSKHLAIEIGEGKMHKYKTRAVNNFGRTKSANQNGLTLEFYAKMQKEDAPEDILVLESRGGREFSVSRSSDNIIEYSLRGHGSSSSLRFNCPFLEEEEANHIALIIDYRAEYVYGIINGQIVLPQNTDYNIYELIFRTEKISLSEDFEGKLETVRVYDAPLKTADVLRNPMF; this is translated from the coding sequence ATGATTAAAAAAACAGTAATTTTATTATTAGCAGTCCATGCTCTGACAGCCTCAGCAGTGTATTCTCAGCCTCCTGAGAAAGGGCTTCTTATCCACATTAAGGCGAGCAATGTAAAAAACACCAACGATGCCTTTCTTTCGAACCTGAGAAACGAGCAGAAAACCTCTATTGTTGCCCAGCAGACTAAGGTGAACAGAAGGCCTCTTTTCATCAAGGATTTCGCCCAGTCTCAGGCCGCAATATCGATCTCGAGTTCGAGGAGCATCAGGTTTAAGCCTGTTGAGAAGCCTGCGGACTACCACATCATAATAGGCTACTACATCAAAAATTATGAGAAAGACTACCCGGACTTCAAAGTCCTCGATTTCAACAGCGAAACCAGAGAAAACAGGAAGGACGGATTTTCTTACGTTTTTGAAAACCGAACGCTGGTGTTAAGAGGCGAACCGGGCTACGACTGCGCCATAACACAGCTGCTTTTTTACAACCGAAAGCTTAGCAGCGATGAACACAGCAAAATTTTCGCCGATATGAAAAGCAAATATTACATTCGCACCGACGACCGCTATGCAAACAACGGGACAAAAATAGACAACGAATCCCTCTACGGCTCATCTAATATGATCAAGCTGTCGGACGATACGCTCATGACATTTGCTACCAAGATAGCCAGCAAGGCAGGGATAAATTATTACCGTATGGAAACAGTACGAAGCTACGACGGCGGGGAGAACTGGTCTGTAACGGCTGCCACAATGTCTCAGGAAAAATTTTACGCAAAACCTTACGTTTCATTATTCCAGCTTGATGTTTCCAATACGTTTGCTATGGTGCTTGCAAGAGACACAAAGGATGACCTGCCTCCGCTTGAGCAGGCAAAAGACAACCCTGAGTTCTACCGCGGACTTTACGTTTACAGATCACCGGACGAAGGGTTCGACTGGAACGCACCTACAAAAATCAACTGTGATATTGAGATTGAGACGGTGAATTCTATTTCTCGAGGTGCTGTAGCGGGCGAGTATGTATATGTCCTGCTGGACAGAGAGGATAATGTTCCTCTTTTGGCAATCACTGAATCCTACACTTCTTCTGTAACAGGGCAGAACGCATGGACAGCACAGCCTATAGATCAGCTTATGGATATACCTTCAGCAGTAACGCCCAAAAGCGAAAGCTTCAATATCGCCTCTAACGGAGATAAACTCATAGTAAGCTTTGCCTCAGAAAAGGGACACCTGCTTTATGCCGAAATAACTGAAAAACCAACACTTGAAAACAAGGCAGATGCCGAGGTTTGCAGATATCCAGACAACAACTATGCCCTAATGCGAGGCAGCGTTAAGACATACTACGAAAATACAGAAAACTTGGGCGAGATGCTTCTCTCTCAGGTGGAGAAGGAAGGCAAAGGTGCTTACGTGTACCTGCTTACAAAGGCAAGGGAAGAAGAGGGCTGGAATCAGCCTGAGCTTATTCTGTATTCTCCAAATTCCGAGAAAGACACCTTCAGCTTCGGTGGCATACTCGAACAGGACGACGATCCGATGATGTATTACCGCAGCGGGGACACAATGCGTGTACAGTTCGCAAAGGAAGGCGTGGTAAGCTTTATACCCAGAACGATGTCTTTGAGGACTTCCAAACACCTTGCCATTGAAATAGGCGAAGGCAAGATGCATAAATACAAAACCAGAGCTGTGAATAATTTCGGCAGAACCAAATCCGCCAATCAGAACGGGCTCACTCTCGAATTTTATGCAAAAATGCAGAAAGAAGATGCTCCCGAAGATATACTCGTTCTGGAAAGCAGAGGCGGAAGAGAATTTTCAGTTTCCAGAAGCTCGGACAATATAATCGAATATTCGCTGAGAGGGCACGGCAGCAGCAGTTCGCTCCGTTTCAACTGCCCCTTCCTCGAAGAGGAGGAGGCAAATCATATTGCTCTGATCATCGATTACAGGGCAGAATACGTGTACGGCATAATCAACGGGCAGATTGTTCTGCCTCAGAATACTGATTACAACATATATGAGCTCATATTCAGGACAGAGAAAATTTCGCTGTCTGAGGATTTCGAAGGCAAACTGGAAACCGTACGCGTGTACGACGCCCCTCTGAAAACAGCAGATGTCCTTAGAAACCCAATGTTCTAA
- a CDS encoding Panacea domain-containing protein produces the protein MLRNKIHFDFRKENAIQAVMWFLSRHGYRLDQMKALKLMYLADKAHLAKYGRPIAGGSYYAMRYGPVCSELYDLFKDPSGIPFHLEDNFLKADECEYEEDCLSESDKEILSEINEKFGSKDPFSLSSYTHELPEYKNIWDENRKEGRKKIDYESIINDEEMKEIIVDDQSAWDF, from the coding sequence ATGTTAAGAAATAAAATACATTTCGATTTTAGAAAAGAAAATGCCATTCAAGCTGTAATGTGGTTTTTGAGCAGGCACGGATATAGATTAGACCAGATGAAAGCATTGAAACTGATGTATCTTGCCGATAAGGCCCATTTGGCAAAGTACGGCAGGCCAATTGCAGGGGGCAGCTACTACGCAATGAGATATGGTCCTGTTTGCTCAGAGCTTTACGACCTTTTCAAAGACCCCTCTGGTATCCCTTTTCACTTAGAAGACAATTTTCTAAAGGCAGATGAATGCGAATATGAAGAAGATTGTTTGTCTGAATCTGATAAAGAGATTTTGTCTGAGATAAATGAAAAATTTGGCTCCAAAGATCCGTTTTCTTTAAGCAGCTACACTCACGAATTACCTGAATATAAAAATATATGGGATGAGAACAGAAAAGAGGGCAGGAAAAAAATAGATTATGAAAGCATTATTAACGATGAGGAAATGAAGGAGATAATTGTGGATGACCAGTCTGCTTGGGATTTTTGA
- a CDS encoding NAD(+)/NADH kinase → MKLIYFADIKRKESAEAVEVFRKFAEGKAEILENCFGRKNCADFAGIADIAVVIGGDGSILHAAHSLLGAGIPAAGINMGRLGFLAEFSLEHLEKHFDQIFKGRFAVEKKQLINCETVKKDGTVETACALNDIAINSGRPFNTIEMEIEVNSSPVTSCVGDGIVVCTPTGSTAYNLSAGGPIISNDVEAVCITPLNPHSLSFRPVVVDSRKVIHIYPLSVNEGSSVNADGQNIAELNDVESIKIEKSPQNFEIISNPDKTEWDVLAYKLKWAQKPHYKEKG, encoded by the coding sequence ATGAAGCTGATATATTTTGCAGACATAAAAAGGAAAGAATCCGCCGAGGCGGTTGAAGTGTTCAGGAAGTTCGCCGAGGGCAAAGCGGAAATTCTCGAAAACTGCTTCGGCAGAAAAAACTGCGCAGACTTTGCCGGCATTGCCGATATCGCTGTTGTAATAGGCGGGGATGGGTCTATCCTGCACGCAGCACACAGCCTTCTCGGAGCGGGAATACCCGCTGCGGGGATAAATATGGGAAGGCTCGGATTCCTCGCAGAATTCAGCTTAGAACATCTCGAGAAGCATTTCGACCAGATTTTCAAAGGCCGATTCGCTGTTGAGAAGAAACAGCTGATAAACTGCGAGACGGTGAAAAAAGACGGTACAGTGGAGACGGCATGCGCACTTAACGACATAGCAATAAACTCCGGGCGGCCATTCAACACGATTGAAATGGAAATCGAGGTCAATTCCAGCCCGGTAACAAGCTGCGTTGGCGACGGAATCGTTGTTTGCACCCCCACAGGCTCAACAGCATACAACCTCTCAGCGGGCGGGCCGATTATATCAAACGATGTAGAGGCGGTTTGCATTACCCCGCTCAATCCCCATTCGCTGAGCTTCAGGCCGGTGGTGGTGGATTCGAGGAAGGTGATTCATATATACCCTCTCTCGGTGAACGAGGGCTCTTCTGTAAATGCAGACGGGCAAAACATTGCCGAGCTAAATGACGTTGAGAGCATTAAAATTGAAAAAAGCCCGCAAAATTTCGAGATAATCAGCAACCCCGATAAAACCGAATGGGACGTGCTGGCATACAAACTTAAATGGGCTCAAAAACCGCACTACAAGGAAAAGGGCTGA
- a CDS encoding zinc-ribbon domain-containing protein, translating into MICKKCGKRIGDTDKYCPECGTAQYGKRESNIPQKSEDKLPERFREVVKTILTASIIMLIFWIIIRQPRIMVIAAIFSLITFFLIRINKR; encoded by the coding sequence ATGATATGTAAAAAATGCGGCAAAAGAATCGGCGATACAGATAAATACTGCCCCGAATGCGGCACAGCTCAGTACGGAAAGCGAGAATCGAATATCCCGCAAAAAAGCGAAGACAAGCTCCCCGAGAGGTTCAGGGAAGTTGTTAAAACCATTCTTACCGCTTCAATAATAATGCTGATTTTCTGGATTATAATCAGGCAGCCTCGTATAATGGTAATAGCGGCGATTTTCAGCCTGATAACCTTTTTTCTGATCAGGATAAACAAACGTTAG
- a CDS encoding PaaI family thioesterase, with amino-acid sequence MSSIDRDKFARHCGVEILETADGYAKARMKIANEHLNGLDMTHGGALFTLADTTFAAAANTHDFDAVAVNANVSFLKPTTAGDEVVAEAREVNPRGRLGCVKVDITDSSGDTVAVFEGLAYRKF; translated from the coding sequence TTGAGTTCGATTGACAGAGATAAATTCGCCCGCCACTGCGGCGTAGAGATATTAGAAACAGCAGACGGGTATGCCAAGGCCAGGATGAAAATAGCAAACGAGCACCTCAACGGGCTCGATATGACCCACGGCGGGGCTCTTTTCACGCTCGCAGATACAACGTTTGCAGCCGCTGCCAACACGCACGATTTTGATGCGGTTGCTGTGAATGCCAACGTTTCTTTCCTAAAGCCCACAACAGCAGGCGATGAGGTTGTAGCCGAGGCGCGGGAAGTTAACCCCCGCGGCAGGCTCGGCTGCGTGAAGGTGGATATTACAGACAGCAGCGGAGACACTGTGGCAGTGTTCGAAGGGCTTGCATACCGCAAATTTTGA
- a CDS encoding transglutaminase-like domain-containing protein — translation MKRLIIFLLVLSAVSFADAEKYYALFMNSGKSGYMLEKQTRSDGKITTENKIFMEMTRFGTTLSMETVIEYVETADFEPKEMSYELSMTGTTVRKHFTIRDGQVKIVTERGVFKDDWNEDILFPAGIEHKLSGAEISEGSEIEIMSFDPETVSPVRTVMKFGRKQDTKLLGVPRMLYKVQTSENYVAGGSTVNSVGWCDEKGQLYKTTVNMMGIELSFVRCSREFALSENESVDLLEQTLLESPCELESDDFQRPMVYTLKLNNDSSGIPSTGMQKSENLGENKYRVTVHPSPSQRRVKLSEAEREKYLSETDYVDYKSPEVQKLLDKIDMPEGELAKARKIEEFVHKYIDKKNLATAYARASETAVNKTGDCTEHSVLTAALCRAAGIPCKAAGGLVHTMQFFGENKFGFHAWNEAFAGGKWVGLDAAIGKNGFDSSHIKLVEGKGEIIDFFGIINGVEILECSRGDKPEGE, via the coding sequence TTGAAACGTCTTATTATTTTCCTTCTCGTACTTTCCGCTGTAAGCTTCGCAGATGCGGAGAAGTATTACGCTTTGTTTATGAATTCCGGCAAGAGCGGTTATATGCTCGAGAAGCAAACCCGCAGCGACGGAAAAATCACAACCGAAAACAAAATCTTTATGGAGATGACAAGATTCGGCACAACACTTTCCATGGAAACGGTAATCGAGTATGTTGAAACAGCCGATTTTGAGCCCAAAGAGATGAGCTACGAACTTAGCATGACCGGCACAACCGTTAGAAAGCATTTCACAATCAGAGATGGTCAGGTTAAGATCGTAACGGAACGGGGCGTTTTTAAGGACGACTGGAACGAGGATATCCTCTTCCCTGCAGGCATCGAGCACAAGCTCTCCGGCGCAGAAATCTCTGAGGGCAGCGAGATAGAAATTATGAGCTTCGACCCGGAAACCGTAAGCCCTGTTCGAACGGTAATGAAGTTTGGCAGGAAGCAGGATACAAAGCTTCTCGGCGTTCCCCGAATGCTCTACAAGGTTCAGACTAGCGAAAACTACGTCGCCGGGGGCAGCACAGTAAACTCTGTGGGCTGGTGCGATGAAAAGGGCCAGCTTTACAAAACCACAGTGAATATGATGGGCATAGAGCTGAGCTTCGTGCGGTGCAGCAGGGAGTTTGCCCTGAGCGAGAATGAATCAGTTGATTTGCTCGAGCAGACACTTTTGGAAAGCCCCTGCGAGCTTGAAAGCGATGATTTCCAACGCCCGATGGTATATACCCTAAAGCTCAATAACGACTCTTCCGGAATACCTTCAACCGGTATGCAGAAGAGCGAGAATCTGGGCGAAAATAAGTACCGCGTTACTGTTCACCCTTCACCATCACAAAGAAGAGTAAAGCTCAGCGAGGCCGAAAGAGAAAAGTACCTCAGCGAGACAGACTACGTGGATTACAAAAGCCCGGAGGTTCAAAAGCTGTTAGACAAAATCGACATGCCTGAGGGCGAACTTGCAAAGGCACGGAAGATTGAGGAATTTGTGCATAAATACATTGACAAAAAGAATCTTGCCACAGCCTATGCAAGGGCATCAGAGACAGCAGTGAACAAAACCGGAGACTGCACCGAGCATTCGGTTCTCACGGCAGCTCTATGCAGAGCAGCGGGGATCCCGTGCAAGGCAGCGGGCGGGCTCGTGCATACTATGCAGTTCTTCGGAGAGAATAAATTCGGCTTTCACGCTTGGAACGAGGCCTTCGCAGGCGGCAAGTGGGTAGGCCTTGATGCAGCAATAGGCAAAAACGGCTTCGACAGCTCCCATATCAAGCTCGTGGAAGGCAAGGGCGAGATTATAGATTTCTTCGGAATTATCAACGGTGTGGAAATTCTTGAGTGCAGCAGGGGCGATAAGCCGGAGGGCGAATAG
- the mnmA gene encoding tRNA 2-thiouridine(34) synthase MnmA has protein sequence MGKEVCIAMSGGVDSSAAAALLRSEGFKCFGVFMITHEKSGNDREDAEKMAEKLGIKLHVVDLRDSFKRVMDYFVEEYKRGRTPNPCVYCNRIIKFGELFDYARQHGAEYFATGHYIHQKNGRIYAGIDEKKEQSYILSMVDRNVLSRVLFPLGLKKKQQIRKIARDLGLEVHDKPDSQEICFISEENYFDRLERERPDIVKKGSVYDTEGNLLGSHEGIHRYTIGKRRGLGIALGKPMYVVDINSETNTVVLGEREDLLNDRIVAEDLNWLTEPIYEEFEARVKIRYNSPPAEARVYQTAGRLHIEFAEPVSAATPGQAAAVYVPEGDKLVLAAGGWIGRN, from the coding sequence TTGGGTAAAGAAGTTTGTATAGCAATGAGCGGCGGGGTGGACAGCTCTGCTGCTGCTGCCCTTTTGCGCAGTGAAGGGTTCAAGTGTTTCGGCGTGTTTATGATCACCCACGAGAAAAGCGGCAATGATAGAGAAGACGCCGAAAAGATGGCTGAGAAGCTGGGCATCAAACTGCACGTGGTTGACCTTCGGGATTCTTTCAAGCGGGTTATGGATTATTTTGTGGAGGAGTATAAGCGGGGCAGAACGCCCAACCCCTGCGTTTACTGCAACAGAATCATCAAATTCGGCGAGCTTTTCGATTATGCAAGGCAGCACGGGGCTGAGTATTTCGCAACAGGCCATTACATCCATCAGAAAAACGGCCGGATATACGCAGGCATCGACGAGAAAAAGGAGCAGTCTTACATACTCTCTATGGTTGACAGGAATGTATTGTCGAGGGTTCTCTTCCCTCTCGGGCTGAAGAAAAAACAGCAGATACGCAAGATTGCCAGAGACCTCGGGCTTGAGGTGCATGATAAGCCAGACTCGCAGGAGATATGCTTCATCAGCGAAGAGAACTACTTCGACCGTCTTGAAAGAGAGCGGCCGGATATTGTAAAAAAGGGCAGCGTTTACGACACGGAAGGCAATCTTCTCGGCAGCCATGAAGGCATACACCGCTACACTATCGGCAAGCGAAGGGGGCTCGGGATTGCTCTTGGCAAGCCGATGTATGTGGTGGATATAAACAGCGAAACGAATACCGTTGTGCTGGGGGAGAGGGAAGACCTGCTGAATGACAGGATAGTCGCAGAGGATTTAAACTGGCTTACAGAGCCGATATACGAGGAGTTTGAGGCGAGGGTGAAGATACGATACAACAGCCCTCCCGCTGAGGCAAGGGTTTATCAAACTGCCGGCCGGCTGCATATTGAATTTGCCGAGCCTGTAAGCGCTGCCACCCCCGGACAGGCGGCTGCGGTTTATGTGCCTGAAGGCGATAAGCTCGTCCTCGCTGCTGGGGGATGGATTGGCAGGAATTAA
- the arsN2 gene encoding arsenic resistance N-acetyltransferase ArsN2: MKFRRAVRKDLSLIRSIVAQAGLPSYDLTEQKAENFIIAEDNEGRALGTAGFELSGADGLLRSLAVCNEAKGRGLGRALVSRIERICAEKGIADLYLLTKTAPDYFPALGYQRINRDKTSSDIEKFTQFTDTPPGEAVCMVKSLSQMQA; the protein is encoded by the coding sequence ATGAAATTCAGAAGAGCGGTTAGAAAAGATTTAAGCCTTATCAGATCAATCGTTGCTCAGGCAGGCCTGCCGAGTTACGATTTAACAGAGCAGAAGGCCGAAAACTTCATTATAGCCGAAGATAACGAAGGCAGGGCTCTGGGTACTGCCGGCTTTGAGCTCTCCGGCGCAGACGGCCTGCTCCGCTCGCTTGCAGTTTGCAATGAGGCCAAAGGCAGAGGTCTGGGAAGAGCGCTTGTAAGCCGGATTGAGCGGATCTGCGCCGAGAAGGGCATCGCTGATCTGTACCTGCTAACCAAAACAGCTCCTGATTATTTCCCCGCCCTTGGCTACCAACGGATAAACAGAGACAAAACCAGCAGTGATATCGAAAAGTTCACCCAGTTTACAGACACCCCGCCCGGGGAGGCGGTATGTATGGTAAAATCGCTCTCTCAGATGCAGGCTTAG